In one window of Streptomyces griseus subsp. griseus DNA:
- a CDS encoding 4'-phosphopantetheinyl transferase family protein: MIGRVVPETVARAEAFDDALPGLPDPRELALLRGQPEAIVRRFAAARSCAHRCLDQLALPQVPLLRTPDGGPKWPPGVVGSITHCAGYRGAVAARAGLWAALGVDAEPALPLPTGVLDLVTTAPERHMVAELSRRSPQVPWDRLLFSAKESVYKAWHPATGRWIGTLAIEVTLTADGLITALVRPERTQPPRGRRRSAVTATGDGVPRATGGAYPYRGRWHTAGGLLLTAVAVPGLGAVGRTDARPTARLSV, translated from the coding sequence GTGATCGGGCGGGTCGTCCCGGAGACGGTCGCGCGGGCGGAGGCGTTCGACGACGCGCTGCCCGGCCTGCCCGACCCCCGGGAGCTGGCACTGCTGCGCGGGCAGCCCGAGGCGATCGTCCGGCGGTTCGCCGCCGCACGGTCCTGCGCCCACCGCTGTCTGGACCAACTGGCCCTGCCGCAGGTCCCGTTGCTGCGTACCCCGGACGGCGGGCCGAAGTGGCCGCCCGGTGTCGTCGGGAGCATCACGCACTGCGCCGGGTACCGGGGCGCGGTGGCCGCCCGCGCCGGCCTGTGGGCGGCGCTCGGTGTGGACGCCGAACCGGCCCTGCCGTTGCCGACGGGGGTACTGGACCTGGTGACGACGGCTCCGGAGCGGCACATGGTCGCCGAGCTGTCCAGGCGAAGCCCGCAAGTCCCGTGGGACCGGCTGCTGTTCAGCGCGAAGGAATCGGTCTACAAGGCCTGGCACCCGGCCACGGGCCGATGGATCGGGACCCTCGCGATCGAGGTGACGCTCACCGCCGACGGCCTCATCACAGCACTGGTACGTCCGGAACGGACACAACCGCCCCGGGGAAGACGGCGATCCGCCGTGACCGCGACCGGGGACGGCGTACCACGAGCGACGGGCGGGGCGTACCCCTACCGGGGCCGCTGGCACACGGCGGGCGGTCTGCTGCTCACGGCGGTGGCCGTGCCGGGCCTTGGGGCCGTCGGCCGGACGGATGCCCGGCCGACGGCACGGCTCAGCGTCTGA
- a CDS encoding AfsR/SARP family transcriptional regulator: protein MLIRLIGLVSIEHESEAPRVLASHQAQIALARLCLERPSGIGREQLADTIWPDGLPSTWASALRSVVSRLRVSLSEGKGVEPTVIARGGRYLLHLPEDAQLDVERAEQAAFTAAAAHREGDHSTAQRLAATAVPLLRGPFLASHEGEWVESVRRHLKDLRVSALETASSSSSALGDTHHALRYAAEAVRQAPFRESAYRCQMTAHRLAGNRAEALRIYQQLRVVLAEELGCDPSPESEAAYLGLLDRTRLPVVPARAEWETMSAHRLS from the coding sequence GTGCTCATCAGGCTTATCGGCCTCGTCTCCATCGAACATGAATCCGAGGCCCCGCGGGTACTGGCCAGCCATCAGGCACAGATAGCCCTGGCCCGGCTCTGCCTGGAACGCCCCTCTGGCATAGGCCGGGAGCAACTTGCCGACACCATATGGCCGGATGGTCTGCCCAGCACGTGGGCTTCGGCTTTACGCAGTGTCGTCAGTCGCCTCAGAGTTTCCCTCTCGGAGGGGAAGGGCGTCGAGCCGACGGTCATCGCCCGCGGGGGACGCTATCTGCTGCACCTGCCGGAGGACGCCCAGCTGGACGTGGAGCGTGCCGAGCAGGCGGCGTTCACCGCCGCTGCCGCCCACCGCGAAGGCGACCACAGCACCGCGCAGCGGCTTGCCGCCACCGCGGTACCCCTGCTGCGGGGCCCCTTCCTCGCCTCCCACGAGGGCGAGTGGGTGGAGTCCGTCCGGCGCCACCTCAAGGATCTGCGGGTCTCGGCCCTGGAGACCGCGAGCAGTTCCTCGTCCGCCCTCGGCGACACCCACCACGCCCTGCGCTACGCCGCGGAGGCGGTGCGCCAGGCCCCGTTCCGGGAGAGCGCCTACCGCTGCCAGATGACCGCGCACCGCTTGGCCGGCAACCGGGCCGAAGCCCTGCGGATATACCAGCAGTTGCGCGTCGTCCTCGCGGAGGAGCTGGGCTGCGACCCCAGCCCCGAGAGCGAGGCCGCCTACCTCGGCCTGCTGGACCGGACCCGTCTGCCGGTGGTCCCCGCGCGGGCGGAGTGGGAAACGATGTCGGCACACCGGCTGAGCTGA
- a CDS encoding FAD-binding protein translates to MNLHTPSRRAVLGTVGAAATVIGWNATTGSWAHAADPARRPGDRIVSVPQLDGTLTTDTSQFGSYSHDFGRLVSGTVPWAVLTPGSVQDIAKMIGYARTNRLKLAVNGRSGTGGDLESHSCYGQAAVPGGISVNARGMARILSTGSDSITVEAGATWAEITDHLLPRGRTLPALPDYLPLSVGGTLSVGGIGLTMGSEGLIADTVTSMTVVTGTGEVVTTSKSRRSDLFRAALAGGGQVGVIVSVTLRTVPSAERATVFSLFYSDVTAFMKDSEILLADRRFQMQGGEMVRKPDDSGWRYKIEAVATYSGGRVPDRAKLLKGLKDLRAEAHIEDFALRDYLFRLDGYEAFLKEAGHWFEAKPWLSLFLPSSQAARFLRLVESQLTSESLGAGVVLTYPYPTSKVTVPMAVQPKDRTGYLFDLLRFPNPGTSDAEIARMVKQNRWLYDRAVELGAKRYLVGAVPGLTAADWRRHFGSSYGALCDAKRRFDPGNVLTPGQGFFG, encoded by the coding sequence ATGAACCTGCACACCCCTTCCCGAAGAGCAGTGCTCGGCACGGTCGGCGCCGCCGCCACGGTGATCGGCTGGAACGCCACCACCGGCAGCTGGGCCCACGCGGCCGATCCGGCACGCCGTCCCGGCGACCGCATCGTGTCCGTACCGCAACTGGACGGCACGCTCACCACGGACACCAGCCAGTTCGGTTCCTACAGCCACGACTTCGGCCGGCTCGTCAGCGGCACCGTTCCGTGGGCGGTCCTCACCCCCGGCTCGGTCCAGGACATCGCCAAGATGATCGGCTACGCCCGGACCAACCGGCTGAAGCTGGCGGTCAACGGCCGCAGCGGCACCGGAGGCGACCTGGAGTCCCACTCCTGCTACGGCCAGGCCGCGGTTCCCGGCGGGATCTCGGTCAACGCCCGCGGTATGGCGCGCATCCTGTCGACCGGGAGCGACTCCATCACCGTGGAGGCCGGGGCGACATGGGCGGAGATCACCGACCACCTGCTCCCCCGCGGCCGCACCCTGCCCGCCCTGCCCGACTACCTGCCGCTCTCGGTGGGCGGGACGCTCAGCGTCGGCGGCATCGGGCTCACCATGGGCTCCGAGGGCCTCATCGCGGACACCGTGACCTCGATGACCGTGGTGACCGGGACCGGCGAGGTGGTCACCACCTCCAAGAGCCGGCGCTCGGACCTCTTCCGCGCCGCACTGGCCGGCGGCGGTCAGGTCGGTGTGATCGTCAGCGTGACGCTGCGGACGGTGCCGTCCGCCGAACGGGCCACCGTCTTCAGCCTCTTCTACAGCGACGTCACGGCCTTCATGAAGGACTCGGAGATCCTCCTCGCCGACCGCCGCTTCCAGATGCAGGGCGGCGAGATGGTCCGCAAGCCGGACGACTCCGGCTGGCGCTACAAGATCGAGGCGGTCGCCACGTACTCCGGCGGACGCGTCCCCGACCGGGCGAAGCTGTTGAAGGGCCTCAAGGACCTGCGCGCCGAGGCCCACATCGAGGACTTCGCGCTGCGCGACTACCTCTTCCGGCTGGACGGCTACGAGGCCTTCCTCAAGGAGGCCGGGCACTGGTTCGAGGCCAAGCCGTGGCTGAGCCTCTTCCTGCCGAGCTCACAGGCCGCCCGCTTCCTGCGCCTGGTGGAGAGCCAGCTCACCTCGGAGAGCCTGGGCGCCGGGGTGGTGCTCACCTACCCCTACCCGACGTCCAAGGTCACCGTGCCGATGGCGGTGCAGCCGAAGGACCGGACCGGATACCTCTTCGACCTGCTGCGCTTCCCGAACCCGGGGACCAGCGACGCCGAGATCGCGCGGATGGTCAAGCAGAACCGCTGGCTGTACGACCGGGCCGTGGAGCTGGGCGCCAAGCGCTACCTCGTCGGGGCTGTGCCCGGTCTGACCGCCGCGGACTGGCGGCGCCACTTCGGCAGCAGCTACGGGGCACTGTGCGACGCGAAGCGCCGCTTCGACCCCGGCAACGTCCTCACCCCCGGCCAGGGCTTCTTCGGCTGA
- a CDS encoding flavin-containing monooxygenase — protein sequence MAQAPLDPARDLRVAVIGSGFSGLGTAIRLMQQGIDDFLVFERADEVGGTWRDNTYPGCACDVMSHLYSFSFAPNPNWKSTFGKQRELFDYLRDCADRFGVRSRIRFRHELTEARWDDLRKRWLISTTGGDYTARVLVTGTGYLSEPAVPDIPGLSEFQGEVFHSSRWRHDLDLTGRRVAVIGTGASAIQFVPAIQPEVGQLDLYQRTPPWIGPKNDKANSALQTKLLTSVPGYQRFRRNFNMWGREILAFVMARPAVAGKMQKMASDHLRKSVPDEALRARLTPDYVMACKRLLFSNTYYPAIQQPNVELVTDGIAKVTPDAVVTADGRERPVDTIVLGTGFEAVRRPIAERVFGRNGVGLKDAWSEGMSALRGTGVAGFPNLFMLLGPNTTLGHSSQVIMIEAQIAYLLDALKTMDKRGLASVEALPEAQRAYNDKLDQRLDGTVWNAGNCRSWYLDEHGRNPSIWPTYTWRFRRATSRFDPAEHLLSTSEDLRATASAAS from the coding sequence ATGGCTCAGGCACCCCTGGACCCGGCCCGCGACCTGCGGGTGGCGGTGATCGGCAGTGGCTTCTCCGGGCTCGGCACCGCGATCCGGCTGATGCAGCAGGGCATCGACGACTTCCTGGTCTTCGAACGGGCCGACGAGGTCGGCGGCACCTGGCGCGACAACACCTATCCGGGCTGCGCCTGCGATGTGATGTCGCATCTCTACTCCTTCTCGTTCGCTCCCAACCCGAACTGGAAGAGCACCTTCGGCAAGCAGCGGGAGCTCTTCGACTACCTGCGCGACTGCGCCGACCGGTTCGGGGTGCGCTCACGCATCCGCTTCCGGCACGAGCTGACCGAGGCGCGCTGGGACGACCTGCGCAAACGGTGGCTGATCTCCACCACCGGCGGCGACTACACCGCCCGGGTCCTCGTCACCGGCACCGGCTACCTCAGCGAGCCGGCCGTCCCGGACATCCCCGGCCTCTCCGAGTTCCAGGGCGAGGTGTTCCACTCGTCGCGGTGGCGGCACGACCTGGACCTCACCGGCCGCCGGGTCGCCGTCATCGGCACCGGGGCGTCCGCCATCCAGTTCGTCCCCGCCATCCAGCCGGAGGTCGGGCAACTGGACCTCTACCAGCGCACCCCGCCCTGGATCGGCCCGAAGAACGACAAGGCCAACAGCGCCCTCCAGACCAAGCTGCTGACCTCGGTCCCCGGCTACCAGCGCTTCCGCCGGAACTTCAACATGTGGGGCCGGGAGATCCTGGCGTTCGTGATGGCGCGCCCCGCCGTCGCCGGGAAGATGCAGAAGATGGCGTCCGACCACCTCAGGAAGAGCGTGCCGGACGAGGCGCTACGGGCCCGGCTCACCCCGGACTACGTGATGGCCTGCAAGCGCCTGCTCTTCTCCAACACGTACTACCCGGCGATCCAGCAGCCCAACGTGGAGCTGGTCACCGACGGCATCGCCAAGGTCACTCCCGACGCGGTGGTCACGGCCGACGGCCGGGAGCGCCCGGTGGACACCATCGTGCTGGGCACAGGGTTCGAGGCGGTACGCCGCCCGATCGCCGAGCGCGTCTTCGGCCGGAACGGCGTCGGCCTCAAGGATGCCTGGAGCGAGGGCATGAGCGCACTGCGCGGTACGGGCGTCGCAGGCTTCCCCAACCTCTTCATGCTGCTCGGGCCGAACACCACGCTGGGCCACTCCTCCCAGGTGATCATGATCGAGGCTCAGATCGCCTATCTGCTGGACGCCCTCAAGACGATGGACAAGCGCGGTCTGGCCAGCGTCGAGGCGCTGCCCGAGGCTCAGCGGGCCTACAACGACAAGCTGGACCAGCGGCTGGACGGCACGGTGTGGAACGCCGGGAACTGCCGCAGCTGGTATCTCGACGAGCACGGCCGCAACCCGTCCATCTGGCCGACCTACACCTGGCGCTTCCGGCGGGCCACCAGCCGGTTCGACCCCGCCGAGCACCTGCTGAGCACCAGCGAGGACCTGCGGGCGACCGCGTCCGCCGCTTCCTGA
- a CDS encoding SDR family oxidoreductase, whose amino-acid sequence MGGDAAPLPGGRAGSRPHRRGGQQRSRPQGRPDGHAVPEDWHEVIRTNLLGSFHTSRAALPYMLRQRWGRIVNVVSPSGLIATAGQTAYSASKAGVMGMTRALAAECGRRGVTVNALSPGFMITGMTDQLPESIVSDMARKAPVPRFVTVEEVARSVSLFLDQDCMTGQVISIDSGVSIM is encoded by the coding sequence GTGGGAGGAGACGCAGCGCCTCTGCCAGGAGGTCGAGCGGGCTCTCGGCCCCATCGACGTGGTGGTCAACAACGGAGCCGTCCGCAAGGACGCCCTGATGGCCATGCAGTCCCGGAGGACTGGCACGAGGTCATCCGCACCAACCTGCTGGGTTCGTTCCACACCAGCCGGGCCGCACTGCCGTACATGCTGCGTCAGCGCTGGGGCCGGATCGTCAACGTCGTCTCGCCCTCGGGCCTCATCGCCACCGCGGGGCAGACCGCGTACTCCGCGTCCAAGGCCGGAGTGATGGGGATGACCCGTGCGCTGGCGGCGGAGTGCGGCCGGCGAGGGGTCACGGTCAACGCGTTGTCACCCGGGTTCATGATCACGGGCATGACCGACCAGCTGCCGGAGAGCATCGTGTCGGACATGGCGCGCAAGGCGCCCGTCCCGCGGTTCGTCACCGTCGAGGAGGTCGCCCGAAGCGTCTCCCTCTTCCTCGACCAGGACTGCATGACCGGGCAGGTGATCAGTATCGACAGCGGTGTCTCCATCATGTGA
- a CDS encoding 3-oxoacyl-ACP synthase III family protein, whose amino-acid sequence MSGFAIAGWGKALPERVVTSTELAERFGVDEHWVVSRCGIQERRAVDPGQTTASLAVDAGRAALARAGLTGADIAHLIVATATPEQPSPATSAFVHHDLGIAGGAMDVNSECAGFVYGLVAAMGILRMDRRPILLIGSDTHTLTANPADRDLSILVGDGAAAVVLVPGPEDPVLAWNLGADGSCADALKVQAGGSRMPTTPETVAQGLHFAQIKGNEIYLNAVRYTVRTVRETLESAKVAPAEVDHVIPHQANIRIINSVMQHSGLRPESLITNLDRYGNTASASIPLALTEALEADRIRAGELVLLAGFGAGMTWGSVLMRWGGAT is encoded by the coding sequence ATGAGTGGATTCGCCATCGCGGGGTGGGGCAAGGCCCTGCCCGAGCGGGTCGTCACCAGCACGGAACTGGCCGAGCGCTTCGGGGTCGACGAGCACTGGGTCGTCAGCCGTTGCGGTATCCAGGAGCGGCGGGCGGTCGACCCGGGCCAGACGACCGCCTCCCTGGCCGTCGACGCGGGCCGCGCGGCTCTGGCAAGAGCGGGGCTGACCGGCGCCGACATCGCCCATCTGATCGTGGCCACGGCCACCCCCGAGCAGCCCTCTCCCGCCACCTCCGCCTTCGTCCACCACGATCTGGGGATCGCCGGCGGGGCGATGGACGTCAACTCCGAATGCGCCGGCTTCGTCTACGGGCTGGTGGCGGCCATGGGCATCCTGCGCATGGACCGTCGTCCGATCCTGCTGATCGGCTCGGACACGCACACCCTGACCGCCAACCCCGCCGACCGGGACCTGTCCATCCTGGTCGGCGACGGAGCGGCCGCGGTGGTCCTCGTACCCGGTCCGGAAGATCCTGTTCTGGCCTGGAACCTGGGCGCCGACGGATCGTGTGCAGATGCACTCAAGGTTCAAGCGGGCGGAAGCCGGATGCCCACAACGCCGGAAACGGTCGCGCAGGGGCTCCACTTCGCACAGATCAAGGGCAACGAGATCTACCTCAACGCCGTCCGCTACACCGTGCGCACGGTGCGCGAGACGCTGGAGAGCGCGAAGGTCGCTCCGGCGGAGGTCGATCACGTGATCCCGCACCAGGCGAACATCCGCATCATCAACTCGGTGATGCAGCACTCGGGTCTGCGCCCGGAGTCCCTGATCACCAACCTCGACCGGTACGGCAACACCGCGTCGGCCTCGATCCCGCTGGCCCTCACCGAGGCGCTGGAGGCGGATCGGATCAGAGCGGGAGAGCTGGTCCTGCTCGCCGGGTTCGGGGCGGGCATGACCTGGGGTTCGGTCCTGATGCGCTGGGGAGGCGCCACGTGA
- a CDS encoding alpha/beta fold hydrolase, protein MTTPEAGEVLLDAGDGGRLALSVLHPLERSDREPPVVVLAHGWGGSRRIWSLVTDRLLRSGFPVVSYDLRGHGASTVGSSGVTAEAMTADLAAVVSYAGGAPIVVGHSGGGFAALSLMATSGPGAGPVGLVLVASAAHDQDTPEKEAAMMEAPLFSWALRRPAVGRLLLGQMTGTSLDSRSREVNRQVFAGTAPAVRAACFRSSRGMDLRAASASLRIPAEVLAGEKDKVIRPELGRELAAALPDATFTPLPGAGHVLPLESPDAVVAAVLRVDRAFAGRSTSDDTVQRTGSR, encoded by the coding sequence GTGACGACACCCGAAGCCGGGGAGGTCCTCCTCGACGCCGGCGACGGCGGACGTCTGGCCCTCTCCGTGCTGCACCCGCTGGAACGGAGCGACCGGGAGCCTCCCGTGGTCGTGCTGGCACACGGGTGGGGCGGCAGCCGCCGGATCTGGAGCCTGGTGACCGACCGCCTGCTGCGCAGCGGTTTTCCCGTGGTCTCCTACGATCTGCGCGGCCATGGCGCCTCGACCGTGGGCTCCTCGGGTGTGACTGCCGAGGCCATGACCGCCGATCTCGCGGCGGTCGTCTCGTACGCCGGTGGCGCGCCGATCGTCGTCGGCCACTCCGGGGGCGGGTTCGCGGCCCTGTCCCTGATGGCCACGTCGGGGCCGGGCGCCGGACCGGTGGGTCTGGTGCTGGTCGCCTCGGCGGCGCACGACCAGGACACGCCGGAGAAGGAGGCCGCCATGATGGAGGCCCCGCTCTTCTCCTGGGCTCTGCGGCGGCCCGCGGTCGGGCGGCTCCTGCTCGGCCAGATGACGGGTACGTCGCTGGATTCCCGGTCCCGGGAGGTGAACCGCCAGGTGTTCGCCGGGACCGCGCCGGCGGTGCGTGCCGCCTGTTTCCGTTCCTCCCGGGGCATGGACCTCCGGGCGGCGTCGGCCTCCCTGCGGATTCCGGCCGAGGTCCTGGCCGGGGAGAAGGACAAGGTCATCCGGCCGGAGCTGGGGCGGGAGCTGGCTGCCGCGCTGCCGGACGCCACGTTCACCCCCCTGCCCGGTGCCGGTCACGTCCTGCCACTGGAGAGCCCGGACGCGGTGGTCGCGGCGGTCCTGCGGGTCGACCGGGCGTTCGCCGGCCGGTCGACGAGCGACGACACCGTGCAGCGGACGGGCTCCCGGTGA
- a CDS encoding AraC family transcriptional regulator, translated as MDAFSGLLGSPKARGAFLLKSVFNPPWGLRVEDRAPLSLVTLLHGSAWVLREGGEPVKLAAGDVAVLRGPEPYTLADDPATPPGVTVAAEQRCSTTDGEDVTETMSLGVRTWGEPHRSGSTVMLSGTYQAPNEVGRRLLASLPALLVQPASAARTPLIGMLAAEMDQEDIGQEVVLDRLLDLLLINVLRSWLAEPGTGAPLWFRAQSDPVVGRALMLLHDRPSEAWTVASLATAVEVSRAKLARHFTELVGEPPMSYLTGWRLTLASDLLRDPDLSVAKIAEQVGYSGPFALSAAFKRERGVSPQEYRRGKRSEEVLATGSDGRTVMLRR; from the coding sequence GTGGATGCGTTCAGCGGCCTGCTGGGAAGCCCCAAGGCACGGGGGGCCTTTCTGCTGAAATCCGTGTTCAACCCCCCGTGGGGCCTGCGCGTCGAGGACCGTGCCCCCCTGTCGCTCGTCACCCTGTTGCACGGGTCGGCGTGGGTGCTCCGCGAGGGCGGCGAGCCGGTCAAGCTGGCCGCCGGGGACGTCGCGGTCCTGCGGGGCCCCGAGCCGTACACCCTCGCCGACGACCCGGCCACTCCGCCCGGCGTCACGGTGGCCGCCGAACAGCGGTGCAGCACCACCGACGGGGAGGACGTCACGGAGACGATGTCGCTGGGTGTGCGGACCTGGGGCGAACCGCACCGCTCCGGCTCGACGGTGATGCTCAGCGGCACCTACCAGGCGCCCAACGAGGTCGGCCGCCGACTGCTCGCCAGTCTGCCGGCCCTGCTGGTGCAGCCCGCCTCCGCCGCCCGGACCCCGCTGATCGGCATGCTGGCCGCCGAGATGGATCAGGAGGACATCGGCCAGGAGGTGGTGCTGGACCGGCTGCTCGACCTCCTGCTGATCAACGTGCTGCGCTCCTGGCTGGCCGAGCCCGGCACCGGCGCCCCGCTCTGGTTCCGGGCCCAGAGCGATCCCGTCGTCGGCCGTGCCCTGATGCTGCTGCACGACCGGCCGAGCGAAGCGTGGACGGTCGCCTCGCTCGCCACTGCCGTGGAGGTCTCCCGGGCGAAGCTGGCGCGTCACTTCACCGAGCTGGTTGGCGAGCCGCCGATGTCCTACCTGACCGGATGGCGGCTCACACTCGCCTCCGACCTGCTGCGCGACCCCGACCTCTCGGTCGCCAAGATCGCCGAACAGGTCGGCTATTCGGGGCCGTTCGCGCTGAGTGCCGCGTTCAAACGCGAGCGCGGTGTCAGCCCCCAGGAGTACCGCCGGGGCAAACGCTCGGAGGAGGTCCTGGCCACCGGCTCCGACGGCCGGACCGTGATGCTCAGACGCTGA
- a CDS encoding class I SAM-dependent methyltransferase — MATIASHTAEPEVDAVRHHYEVGNEFYRLLLGPSMMYSGGYWQEGEGLTEALDLAQERKLDAFAELADAAGKDRVLDIGCGWGTLMDRLTRKHGVREAVGLTLSRTQADFIAGLDNPALTTRVESWSEHSAPGAYDAAFCVNALEHFVPSSLSPKERTKRYRFFFQQVHQALVPEGRFVLHTMTAEAQPIGRKILADLKFLQRSEFAGMHIPHLHELAAAAEGLFEVVELLNEREAFARACRAWLVLLAERREEAVALESEEVVARFERYLDIFAYTLEDRFFNNFRLTLARKG; from the coding sequence ATGGCGACGATTGCCTCCCACACCGCGGAGCCGGAGGTGGACGCAGTCCGCCACCACTACGAGGTGGGAAACGAGTTCTACCGGCTGCTGCTGGGGCCCAGCATGATGTACAGCGGCGGCTACTGGCAGGAGGGCGAGGGCCTCACCGAAGCCCTGGACCTGGCGCAGGAGCGTAAGCTCGACGCGTTCGCCGAGCTGGCGGACGCCGCGGGCAAGGACCGGGTCCTGGACATCGGCTGCGGCTGGGGCACCCTGATGGACCGGCTGACGCGGAAGCACGGCGTGCGCGAGGCGGTCGGTCTGACGCTGAGCCGCACCCAGGCCGACTTCATCGCGGGCCTGGACAACCCGGCCCTCACCACCCGGGTGGAGAGCTGGTCGGAGCACAGCGCCCCGGGCGCCTACGACGCGGCGTTCTGCGTCAACGCGCTGGAGCACTTCGTGCCCTCCAGCCTGTCGCCGAAGGAACGCACCAAGCGCTACCGCTTCTTCTTCCAGCAGGTCCACCAGGCGCTGGTGCCGGAGGGCCGGTTCGTCCTGCACACGATGACCGCCGAGGCCCAGCCGATCGGGCGGAAGATCCTGGCGGACCTCAAGTTCCTCCAGCGCTCCGAGTTCGCCGGCATGCACATCCCGCACCTGCACGAGCTGGCCGCCGCCGCCGAGGGCCTCTTCGAGGTGGTGGAACTGCTCAACGAGCGCGAGGCGTTCGCCCGTGCCTGCCGCGCCTGGCTGGTGCTGCTCGCCGAGCGGCGCGAGGAGGCCGTGGCGCTGGAGAGCGAGGAGGTGGTGGCTCGCTTCGAGCGCTACCTGGACATCTTCGCCTACACGCTGGAGGACCGCTTCTTCAACAACTTCCGGCTGACGCTGGCCCGTAAGGGGTGA